Genomic window (Bacteroidota bacterium):
CGTAAACATGGCTGTGACCAGAATATATTGATTTATTGCGTGAAGGGTAAGGGCTGGGTGGAATGCCAGGGCGGAAGAAAAACTCTGTCAGAAAACCAGTTTTTTATTATTCCCGCCCAGGTACCTCATTCGTATGGCGCTGATAAGGCTTCGCCCTGGACTATTTATTGGATACATTTTAAAGGAGATATTGCCGGACGTTTTGTGGATGACATTTTAAAAATCAGGGATATGGAAACCAACGAAAGTTCGCGGAACAGGGAAAGGATTACCGCAATGTTTAAGGAGATTTACGAAAACCTGTCGATGGGTTACAGCATTGAGAACCTTGAATATTCAAGCATTTGCCTGTGGCGCCTGCTGGGCTCCTTCAAATATACCGCACAGTTTCAGCGCACCAATGAGGCGAAGAGACACGATATTGTTGAAAAAGGTATATTATATATGAACGACCACATCCAGGAAAAAATCAGGCTGGAGGACCTGGCTTCGAGCTGTGGTTTGTCGGTTTCCCATTATTCAAAGGTATTTAAGGCCAAGACCCTGCATTCGCCAATGGCCTATTTTAATGACCTGAAGATACAAAAAGCCTGTCAGTTGTTGGATTTTTCGGACATGCAGGTAAAGGAGATTTCCGCCCAGCTGGGGTTTGACGATGTGTTTTATTTTTCCCGCCTTTTTAACCAGACCATGGGGCTGTCGCCAACCCTGTACAGGAAAAAGAAGAAGGGGTAAAATCCCCATAGAGACAAGGTATATCCCGTCTCTACATATAAAAAAACCGCTTAAATTCATCATTTAAGCGGAAAAAATGAAAATAAAAAATAAAAAAATTAACCCAGATACGTCTTCAGTAATTTACTACGTGAGGTATGACGTAAGCGGCGAATAGCTTTCTCTTTAATCTGACGGACCCGTTCGCGGGTAAGTCCGAATTTTTCTCCTATTTCTTCCAAAGTCATTTCCTGAATTCCAATGCCAAAGAAAAGTTTGATGATGTCTCTTTCGCGTTCGGTCAGGGTAGAGAGTGCGCGGTCGATTTCTTTGGAAAGGGATTCGTTGATCAGCCGCCTGTCAGCATTTGGCGAATCATTGTTTACCAAAACATCCAGCAAGCTGTTGTCTTCACCGTCAACAAAAGGAGCATCAACGGATACGTGCCGTCCCGAAACCCTCAGGGTGTCGGAAACCTTTTCTTTAGGTAATTCCAGGGCATCGGCAAGTTCTTCAGGAGACGGGGTACGCTCAAACTCCTGTTCGAATTTGGAATAGGCCTTGTTAATCTTATTTAAGGAGCCAACCTGATTCAGAGGTAAACGGACAATTCTGGATTGTTCGGCCAATGCCTGCAAAATGGACTGACGAATCCACCATACAGCATAGGAAATGAACTTAAAACCTCTGGTCTCATCAAATTTCTCGGCTGCTTTAATTAATCCTAAGTTTCCTTCATTGATCAAATCGGGTAAACTTAATCCTTGATTTTGATATTGTTTTGCTACTGAAACCACAAATCTCAAATTTGCTCTTGTTAATTTTTCAAGTGCAGCCCTGTCTCCCTTTTTAATCCTTTGTGCCAACTCAACTTCTTCCTCAACAGTAATCAGTTCTTCTCTCCCTATCTCTTGCAAGTATTTGTCAAGGGAAGCACTTTCTCTGTTAGTAATTGATTTTGTGATTTTTAATTGTCTCATTATAATGCCTCGAATTTTTTGCAAAGTTACTCATTTTTCAGGTAACTTTCAATTATCTTTAAACTTTTATATGATTCCTTCATCAGATTGTAAATTAAAAACATCACAACCTGATGAAGAATCCTTGTTGGTCAGTTACATGCCAAAAGCGTAGTAAGCAACATTCCCATCGGGATAAATGCCCTGAATGAAAACACCGCCCTTAGTCTTGGCAATAACACTCCTGATATCATCAACGCTGACAACAGGTTTGTTGTTTATTTCCATGATAATAAACCCTTCTTCAACTCCGGCTTTTTTCAGTTTTCCATTCTGAAGTTCTATTACTTTCACTCCATGGGATATTTTCAGGTCTTTTTTCTCTTCAGCGGAAATTTCTTCGAAACTGGCTCCTAATGTTCCTACCAGGGCTTCTTTGCTGATCATCTTTGTACGTCCCTGCATGTTACGTAAAGTTACCTCAAATTGTTTCATTTTATTATCCCTCATTACCGTAACCATGACTTTATCATTGGGGTGGAACTT
Coding sequences:
- a CDS encoding RNA polymerase sigma factor RpoD/SigA, which codes for MRQLKITKSITNRESASLDKYLQEIGREELITVEEEVELAQRIKKGDRAALEKLTRANLRFVVSVAKQYQNQGLSLPDLINEGNLGLIKAAEKFDETRGFKFISYAVWWIRQSILQALAEQSRIVRLPLNQVGSLNKINKAYSKFEQEFERTPSPEELADALELPKEKVSDTLRVSGRHVSVDAPFVDGEDNSLLDVLVNNDSPNADRRLINESLSKEIDRALSTLTERERDIIKLFFGIGIQEMTLEEIGEKFGLTRERVRQIKEKAIRRLRHTSRSKLLKTYLG
- a CDS encoding AraC family transcriptional regulator codes for the protein RKHGCDQNILIYCVKGKGWVECQGGRKTLSENQFFIIPAQVPHSYGADKASPWTIYWIHFKGDIAGRFVDDILKIRDMETNESSRNRERITAMFKEIYENLSMGYSIENLEYSSICLWRLLGSFKYTAQFQRTNEAKRHDIVEKGILYMNDHIQEKIRLEDLASSCGLSVSHYSKVFKAKTLHSPMAYFNDLKIQKACQLLDFSDMQVKEISAQLGFDDVFYFSRLFNQTMGLSPTLYRKKKKG